In Chitinophaga oryzae, the sequence GTCCCTGAAGGCGCAACAGCAGCCGGACAGCAGCCGGACCAAAGACCTGCGCGAGGTGTCTGTCACTGCACCCCGCAGCAACAGGGAGGTGTCCCCGGGGCAGCAACTGAAAGGGGCTGAACTGCAACGGCTGAACTCCCAGTCCGTAGCCGATGCGCTGCGCTATTTCTCCGGTATCCAGATAAAAGACTATGGCGGTATCGGCGGACTGAAAACGGTGGACGTGCGCAGTATGGGTTCCAACCATACCGGCGTGTTCTACGACGGTATCCAGCTGGGCAACGCTCAAAACGGCGTCATCGATCTGGGCCGGTTCTCCCTGGACAACATGGAGGAAATAGCCCTGTACAACGGTCAGAAAAGCAATATCCTCCAGCCGGCCAAAGACTATTCCTCCGCGGCGGCCATCTATCTCACCTCGCTCAAGCCCCGCTTCGCGGAAGGAGAACAAAGACATGTGAAAGGAACTGTCAAAACCGGTTCCTTCGGCCTCTTTAATCCTTCCTTACTGTGGCAGGAGAAAATCAGCCGGCGTGTAGGCGCCTCCCTCAGCGCGGAATGGGTAAATGCCAACGGCCAATACAAATTCCGCTACCAGAAACAAAAAGGCTACGATACCACCGCTGTCCGCAAAAACACCGATATCAACGCTATCCGCCTCGAAGGCGCCCTGCACGGCGTGATCAACGGCGGCGAATGGAACGGCAAGGTCTATTTCTACGATTCGGAACGCGGCCTTCCCGGTTTCGTGGTCAATAACGTTTTCGGGCATATCGACCGGCAATGGGACCGTAACTTCTTCGTACAGTCGTCCTGGCGCAAAGACTTCTCACCCCGTTATACGCTGCTACTGAACGGAAAATACGCTTACGACTATACGCACTATCTCGCGCCGGACACCGTTCGGTACGTAGATAACCGCTACCATCAGCAGGAAGCTTACTTCTCGGCGGCCAACCAGTTTGTGCTCACCAACTGGTGGCACCTCGGCCTCTCCGGCGACTTCCAGTGGAACAAGATGACGGCGGATATGACCAATTTCTCCTATCCCCAACGTTTCACCACCCTGGTGGCGCTGGCTTCTTCGGTCAACTTCAAACGTTTCAGCGCACAGGCCAGCCTGCTGAACACGATCATGAACGAAGAAACGAAGAAGAACGCCGCCGCCCCTTTTAAGCGGGAGCTGACACCCGCCGTTTTTGTATCCTGGCAG encodes:
- a CDS encoding TonB-dependent receptor, whose protein sequence is MRIPLLRSTLYLVLAGCPAMSLKAQQQPDSSRTKDLREVSVTAPRSNREVSPGQQLKGAELQRLNSQSVADALRYFSGIQIKDYGGIGGLKTVDVRSMGSNHTGVFYDGIQLGNAQNGVIDLGRFSLDNMEEIALYNGQKSNILQPAKDYSSAAAIYLTSLKPRFAEGEQRHVKGTVKTGSFGLFNPSLLWQEKISRRVGASLSAEWVNANGQYKFRYQKQKGYDTTAVRKNTDINAIRLEGALHGVINGGEWNGKVYFYDSERGLPGFVVNNVFGHIDRQWDRNFFVQSSWRKDFSPRYTLLLNGKYAYDYTHYLAPDTVRYVDNRYHQQEAYFSAANQFVLTNWWHLGLSGDFQWNKMTADMTNFSYPQRFTTLVALASSVNFKRFSAQASLLNTIMNEETKKNAAAPFKRELTPAVFVSWQPFGSVPFTWRSFYKRIFRMPTFNDLYYTDLGNSNLKPEYTTQYNTGLTFNHTFPGQTLQELGLETDAYYIEVTDKIVAVPAASQFRWTMMNLGFVKIKGVDVKAKAVWKVLDDLLLSTRATYTFQEARDFTDKSELFYGDQIPYIPKHSGSLIFGADYGAWDLNYSFIYTGERYNAKKNNPENYMQPWYTSDITLTYNRRVRQAKWRLSAQVNNLFNQYYDVVLSYPMPGRNFKFIVSVNI